One window of Chamaesiphon minutus PCC 6605 genomic DNA carries:
- a CDS encoding phosphoglycerate kinase gives MSKKSIASLSAADLTGKRVLVRADFNVPVDDAGNITDDTRIRAALPTIKDLTGKGAKVILSSHFGRPKGVDEKLRLTPVAKRLSELLGQDVVACKDCIGDEVARQIAAMSNGQVALLENVRFYPEEEKNDPEFAKKLAANADLYVNDAFGTAHRAHASTEGVTNYLSPSVAGYLIEKELEYLQNAIEKPQKPLAAIVGGSKVSSKIGVIETLLDKCDKLFLGGGMIFTFYKARGLNVGNSLVEDDKLELARALEAKAKERGVELLLPTDVVVADKFSAEANTQIVDVNNIPDGWMGLDIGPDSIKVFQAALADCKTVIWNGPMGVFEIDKFAAGTFAVADTLAQISKSGAITIIGGGDSVAAVEKANLADQMSHISTGGGASLELLEGKVLPGIAALDEA, from the coding sequence GTGTCCAAGAAGTCCATTGCCAGTCTATCCGCTGCCGATCTCACAGGCAAGCGCGTCCTCGTCCGCGCCGATTTTAACGTCCCCGTAGACGATGCTGGTAATATCACCGATGATACCCGGATTCGCGCCGCTTTACCCACCATCAAAGACCTAACTGGTAAAGGTGCTAAAGTTATTCTCAGCAGCCACTTCGGTCGTCCCAAAGGCGTCGATGAGAAATTACGCTTGACTCCTGTTGCCAAGCGGTTGTCGGAGCTATTAGGCCAAGATGTGGTCGCGTGTAAGGACTGTATCGGCGATGAAGTTGCCCGCCAAATCGCGGCGATGAGCAATGGACAAGTTGCACTGCTCGAAAACGTCCGTTTCTACCCTGAAGAAGAAAAAAACGATCCCGAATTTGCTAAAAAGTTAGCTGCTAACGCTGACTTGTATGTCAACGATGCTTTTGGTACCGCTCACCGCGCGCACGCTTCTACAGAAGGCGTCACCAACTATCTGAGTCCTTCGGTAGCTGGCTATTTGATCGAGAAAGAATTGGAATATCTCCAAAACGCGATCGAAAAACCTCAAAAGCCGTTAGCAGCGATCGTTGGTGGTTCTAAAGTATCGAGTAAAATCGGTGTAATTGAAACCTTACTCGACAAGTGCGACAAATTATTCCTCGGCGGTGGGATGATTTTCACCTTCTACAAAGCACGCGGTTTAAATGTTGGTAACTCGCTAGTTGAAGACGATAAATTAGAACTCGCGCGCGCACTAGAAGCTAAAGCTAAAGAACGTGGTGTCGAACTTTTATTACCTACCGATGTAGTCGTTGCTGATAAATTTTCGGCTGAAGCAAACACCCAAATCGTCGATGTCAATAACATCCCTGATGGTTGGATGGGACTAGATATTGGCCCCGATTCGATTAAAGTTTTCCAAGCTGCTTTAGCTGATTGCAAAACCGTAATTTGGAACGGCCCAATGGGTGTGTTTGAAATCGATAAATTTGCTGCTGGTACGTTTGCCGTAGCTGATACTTTAGCTCAAATCTCCAAGTCTGGCGCAATTACCATTATTGGTGGTGGTGACTCGGTAGCTGCTGTCGAAAAAGCTAATTTAGCCGACCAAATGAGCCACATTTCAACTGGCGGTGGTGCTTCTCTAGAGTTACTCGAAGGCAAAGTCCTTCCTGGAATTGCTGCATTAGATGAAGCGTAA
- the metK gene encoding methionine adenosyltransferase, whose product MSRRYLFTSESVTEGHPDKICDQISDTILDALLAQDPYSRVAAEVVVNTGLVLITGEITTKATVNYIDLARNKIAEIGYTDADNGFSATSASVLIALDQQSPDIAQGVNTAKENRDDSTDIFDQTGAGDQGIMFGYACNETPELMPLPISLSHRVARRLAAVRKTGDLPYLRPDGKTQITVEYKNGIPIAIDTILISTQHDATIGDIKDDIGVQAKIKADLWNYVVLPVFADLDIKPDDKTHFLVNPTGKFVIGGPQGDAGLTGRKIIVDTYGGYSRHGGGAFSGKDPTKVDRSAAYACRHVAKNIVAAGLATKCEVQLSYAIGVAAPVSILVETFGTGIISDDQLFELIEEHFELRPEGILATFNLRNLPAERNGRFYQDVAAYGHFGRADLDLPWEQTEKAATLKAAATKFETTTVG is encoded by the coding sequence TTGTCTCGTAGATATCTTTTTACTTCGGAATCCGTGACGGAAGGTCACCCTGACAAAATCTGCGATCAGATTTCTGACACAATTTTGGATGCACTACTCGCTCAAGACCCCTACAGTCGGGTTGCCGCAGAGGTTGTAGTCAATACCGGACTCGTCTTGATCACGGGCGAGATTACCACCAAAGCGACAGTCAACTATATCGACCTCGCTCGTAACAAGATTGCCGAAATCGGCTATACAGATGCCGATAATGGCTTTTCGGCAACTAGTGCTTCGGTGCTAATTGCATTGGATCAGCAGTCGCCAGATATTGCTCAAGGGGTCAATACAGCTAAAGAAAATCGGGACGACAGTACCGATATTTTCGACCAGACGGGTGCTGGAGACCAGGGGATTATGTTCGGGTATGCTTGTAACGAAACACCCGAATTAATGCCATTGCCAATTAGTTTATCGCACCGCGTCGCTCGTCGGTTAGCTGCCGTCCGTAAGACTGGCGATTTACCCTATCTTCGTCCCGATGGCAAAACGCAGATTACAGTTGAGTATAAAAATGGTATTCCGATCGCGATCGATACGATCTTGATTTCCACTCAACACGATGCGACAATTGGTGACATTAAAGACGATATTGGCGTTCAAGCCAAAATCAAAGCCGATCTCTGGAATTATGTAGTTTTACCAGTGTTCGCAGACTTAGATATCAAACCTGACGATAAAACTCATTTTTTAGTCAATCCAACTGGAAAGTTTGTAATTGGTGGTCCTCAGGGAGACGCTGGTTTAACCGGACGTAAAATTATTGTCGATACTTACGGCGGTTATTCTCGCCATGGTGGTGGTGCTTTCTCCGGTAAAGATCCCACCAAAGTCGATCGCTCTGCGGCTTATGCTTGCCGTCATGTGGCGAAGAATATTGTCGCTGCTGGTTTGGCTACCAAGTGCGAAGTTCAACTCAGTTACGCGATCGGTGTTGCTGCTCCTGTCAGTATTTTAGTCGAAACTTTCGGCACTGGCATCATTAGCGACGACCAACTTTTTGAGCTGATCGAAGAACATTTCGAGCTGCGTCCAGAAGGAATTCTGGCTACTTTCAACCTCCGAAATCTCCCAGCCGAACGCAATGGTCGTTTTTATCAAGATGTTGCCGCCTACGGTCATTTTGGTCGAGCGGATCTAGATTTACCTTGGGAACAAACCGAAAAAGCAGCTACGCTCAAAGCCGCAGCTACCAAATTTGAAACGACAACAGTCGGTTAA
- a CDS encoding pyridoxine 5'-phosphate synthase, whose translation MLTLGVNIDHVATIRQARRTVEPDPIAAAVLAELAGAEGITAHLREDRRHMQDRDIRLLRETVRTHLNLEMAATAEMVQIALTIKPDYVTLVPEKREEVTTEGGLDIVGQIDRLNSVVDKLQSASIPVSLFIDPEPSQIAAAAQIKAQFIELHTGRYAEAKDPLQVQQELANLAKGCELAIEAGLRVNAGHGLTYWNVRPVACLPGMEELNIGHSIISRSVLVGIDRAIREMKAAMLGVTY comes from the coding sequence TTGTTAACGCTTGGGGTAAATATCGACCATGTTGCCACGATTAGGCAAGCCAGACGCACTGTCGAACCCGATCCGATCGCCGCAGCGGTACTGGCCGAATTAGCTGGTGCAGAAGGGATTACGGCACATTTGCGCGAAGATCGGCGACACATGCAGGATCGGGATATTCGGCTGCTGCGCGAAACCGTCCGCACGCACTTAAATCTAGAGATGGCAGCGACAGCGGAGATGGTGCAAATTGCGCTGACAATCAAACCAGATTATGTGACGCTGGTACCGGAAAAGCGCGAAGAAGTGACGACGGAAGGGGGCTTAGATATTGTTGGACAAATCGATCGATTGAACTCGGTGGTGGATAAGTTACAATCGGCATCGATCCCTGTCAGCCTATTTATCGACCCAGAACCCTCCCAAATTGCCGCAGCAGCCCAGATAAAGGCGCAATTCATCGAATTACACACCGGACGCTATGCAGAGGCTAAAGATCCGCTCCAGGTACAGCAGGAGCTAGCAAATTTAGCTAAGGGCTGTGAATTGGCGATCGAGGCTGGTTTGCGGGTCAATGCCGGACACGGCTTGACTTATTGGAATGTTCGTCCGGTAGCTTGTTTGCCCGGTATGGAAGAATTAAATATCGGCCATAGTATCATCAGTCGCTCTGTACTCGTCGGCATCGATCGAGCCATCCGCGAAATGAAAGCAGCCATGCTTGGAGTGACTTACTAG
- a CDS encoding MgPME-cyclase complex family protein, with amino-acid sequence MQTYYYIVASKRFLREEEPLDEVIAERIRNYQEQGKEIDFWFIDRPAFLDAPELAIVKAKVPQPASAIISTNPQFITWLKLRLEFVATGEFQAPSATIPNPIAGSLTTA; translated from the coding sequence ATGCAGACTTACTACTATATAGTCGCCAGTAAAAGATTTTTACGCGAAGAAGAACCCCTCGATGAAGTAATTGCAGAACGCATCCGCAATTATCAGGAGCAAGGGAAAGAAATTGACTTTTGGTTTATCGATCGACCTGCTTTTCTAGATGCTCCAGAGTTAGCTATTGTCAAAGCGAAAGTTCCGCAACCTGCAAGTGCTATTATCTCTACTAATCCACAGTTTATTACTTGGTTGAAGCTACGCTTGGAGTTTGTTGCCACAGGCGAGTTTCAAGCTCCATCGGCAACTATTCCCAATCCGATCGCTGGCTCTTTAACTACAGCCTAA
- a CDS encoding dipeptide ABC transporter ATP-binding protein, whose translation MPQPLLDVQNLWVTYPQPESNQQLINAIENVSFQLAAGEKIGFVGESGCGKSTLGKAIMRLLPEGSRIEGKILFEGQSIPEMNPDVLRRYRGEVVGLVFQDPMTRLDPLMTIGNHCLETLQAHEPNLTKQQAKQRALNTLAAVKIPEERWNQYPHEFSGGMRQRVAIALALLLNPKLMIADEPTTSLDVRVSAEILQELTRLCAERQMGLLLISHDLATIATYCDRIVVMNKGRKEEEGTVEQIFGNPQAQYTQTLLKAALHVQANDRDIQLTSAALAKQIPILTVDRLQKYYTIETSLLQRLFTKERTKITKAVDNIQLELYQGEIFGLVGESGCGKSTLSRTILQLIPATCGTVTFCGEELTHLSPAAIRAKRRDMQMIFQDPSASLNPMMTVGESIADPLQIHEINATPAATRAQVLAMLERVGLTPAETYFDRYPNQLSGGQQQRVGIARALITKPKLVICDEPVSMLDATIQAEVLELMLELKREDNLTYLFITHDLWLARFLCDRIAVMNQGQIVEMGETQAIFSNPQHPYTQELLAAAPLLRKQA comes from the coding sequence ATGCCCCAGCCATTATTAGATGTCCAAAACCTCTGGGTGACTTATCCCCAACCGGAATCGAACCAGCAGCTAATCAATGCGATCGAAAATGTCTCCTTTCAACTAGCTGCGGGAGAAAAAATTGGCTTCGTGGGCGAGTCGGGTTGCGGTAAATCTACACTGGGTAAAGCCATCATGCGGCTGCTACCGGAGGGTTCGCGGATTGAAGGTAAAATCTTATTTGAGGGACAATCCATACCAGAGATGAATCCCGATGTGCTCCGCAGATATCGGGGGGAAGTGGTGGGATTGGTATTTCAAGATCCGATGACGCGGCTAGATCCGCTGATGACGATCGGCAATCATTGTCTCGAAACACTTCAAGCTCACGAACCAAATCTTACCAAACAACAAGCCAAGCAACGCGCGCTAAATACCCTTGCAGCCGTCAAAATTCCTGAAGAGAGATGGAACCAGTACCCGCACGAATTCAGCGGTGGAATGCGCCAGCGGGTGGCGATCGCGTTAGCTTTATTACTCAATCCCAAGCTAATGATCGCTGACGAACCGACGACGAGTTTAGACGTGCGGGTATCAGCAGAAATTCTCCAAGAATTGACGCGGTTGTGTGCCGAACGTCAGATGGGACTGTTGCTAATTTCTCACGATCTGGCGACGATCGCGACTTATTGCGATCGCATTGTGGTGATGAATAAAGGACGCAAGGAGGAAGAAGGTACTGTCGAACAAATTTTTGGTAATCCTCAAGCTCAATACACCCAAACTTTGCTCAAAGCCGCTCTGCACGTCCAAGCTAACGATCGCGATATCCAGCTTACTTCAGCCGCACTAGCTAAGCAAATTCCGATTCTTACAGTCGATCGACTCCAGAAATATTACACGATCGAGACTAGTTTGCTCCAGCGATTATTTACCAAAGAGCGGACTAAAATTACCAAAGCTGTCGATAATATCCAGCTCGAACTCTATCAAGGCGAAATCTTTGGCTTGGTAGGCGAATCAGGCTGTGGCAAAAGTACCCTGTCTCGAACGATTTTGCAGTTAATCCCCGCTACTTGCGGCACAGTCACATTTTGCGGCGAAGAACTCACCCACTTATCGCCAGCCGCAATTCGCGCTAAACGGCGAGATATGCAGATGATTTTCCAAGATCCGAGCGCGTCTCTAAATCCGATGATGACTGTCGGTGAAAGTATCGCCGATCCGCTCCAGATTCACGAAATCAACGCAACTCCAGCAGCTACTAGAGCGCAGGTGCTAGCAATGTTAGAACGCGTGGGTTTAACTCCCGCCGAAACATACTTCGACAGGTATCCCAACCAACTCTCTGGCGGACAACAGCAACGGGTAGGTATCGCCCGCGCTTTAATTACCAAGCCTAAATTGGTAATCTGTGACGAGCCAGTCAGTATGCTAGATGCCACGATTCAAGCCGAAGTTTTGGAACTGATGCTCGAACTCAAGCGCGAAGATAATCTCACTTACTTATTTATCACTCACGATCTCTGGCTGGCAAGATTTTTGTGCGATCGCATTGCGGTGATGAATCAAGGACAAATCGTGGAAATGGGCGAGACTCAAGCAATTTTTAGCAATCCCCAGCATCCCTATACCCAAGAATTACTAGCAGCAGCTCCGCTATTGAGAAAACAGGCATAA
- a CDS encoding thioredoxin family protein, with product MIHSVTDLNFKERVLASSLPVLVNFEAPWCGLCKLIKPTLIQFYECWDEQIKLVNINADENFKLASTYKLKTLPTLILFTNGRVVDRLEGFHNQETLRADLDRMTRRATRNWQIGEKAMPMQIDWRLVTTE from the coding sequence ATGATCCATTCTGTAACAGATCTGAATTTTAAGGAACGGGTTCTCGCATCATCGCTCCCCGTACTGGTTAACTTTGAAGCTCCTTGGTGCGGTTTGTGTAAGCTAATCAAGCCCACCCTAATTCAGTTTTACGAGTGTTGGGACGAGCAAATTAAATTGGTTAATATCAATGCCGATGAGAATTTTAAGCTGGCTAGTACTTACAAACTAAAAACACTCCCCACCCTAATTTTATTTACCAACGGACGTGTCGTCGATCGACTCGAAGGCTTTCATAATCAAGAGACTTTGCGTGCAGATCTCGATCGAATGACTAGAAGAGCAACTCGCAACTGGCAGATTGGGGAGAAGGCAATGCCAATGCAGATCGACTGGCGATTGGTGACTACTGAATAA
- a CDS encoding NnrU family protein, with protein sequence MHLDSLTASHGIILALLLGFAIAHSGLAALRPWAEAKIGARLYRVIFALVSIPFATILIIYFFNHRYDGWQLWQVQGTPWVTPLVWILSFISFLFLYPATFNLLEVAAVLKPQVRIYETGIMRITRHPQMVGQLIWCVAHTLWIGTSFTLVTSIGLMLHHLFAVWHGDYRLGQRYGAEFESVKARTSIVPFQAIFDGRQTLKLSEFLRPAYIGVIAFVLVFWWGHPWLIQMTSRVSF encoded by the coding sequence ATGCATTTAGACTCATTGACAGCCAGCCACGGTATTATCCTGGCGTTATTACTCGGTTTTGCGATCGCGCATAGTGGCTTGGCAGCTTTGCGCCCCTGGGCGGAGGCTAAAATTGGCGCGCGGTTGTATCGAGTTATCTTCGCATTGGTGAGTATTCCCTTTGCGACGATTTTGATTATTTATTTTTTCAATCATCGCTATGATGGCTGGCAACTGTGGCAGGTGCAGGGTACGCCATGGGTAACGCCACTAGTGTGGATTTTGTCGTTTATCTCTTTTCTGTTCCTCTATCCAGCGACCTTCAATCTGTTAGAAGTAGCAGCGGTACTCAAACCCCAAGTCCGGATTTACGAAACAGGCATTATGCGCATCACCCGACACCCGCAAATGGTGGGTCAATTAATTTGGTGTGTGGCGCACACACTGTGGATTGGGACTAGCTTTACACTGGTAACCTCGATCGGGTTGATGCTGCATCATTTATTTGCGGTCTGGCATGGCGATTATCGCCTCGGACAGCGGTATGGAGCGGAATTTGAGTCAGTTAAAGCCAGAACCTCGATCGTCCCCTTCCAGGCGATTTTTGATGGTAGACAGACGCTAAAATTATCAGAGTTCCTCCGGCCTGCTTACATCGGGGTAATTGCCTTCGTATTGGTATTTTGGTGGGGACATCCATGGTTAATTCAGATGACCTCACGGGTATCCTTTTAA
- a CDS encoding tetratricopeptide repeat protein: MLEQAADALERKDYKTAAKIIATLVAERPDDHQVQLYAARLQEATNKLDNAMEIYRLLIQHSLNLKITNEARAGILRIEEAQTQIRAHAYVCARAGIEDNVEPGFLVLEPIEVEDKKLMAQKFASIMEIDNYSARLQLPSRGWRLYRVGKMGELEFYRDLLLQAEIPCFCVSQQQTQQLFIFNVSHFQSFGPQASIVCMDARSELRIFNFEWSEVTQIVQGMLPIFEEVFTIEPNNRTRRRHRILDYVQICDLHLPKRRSVFRLCSQIYDFCDYKQIIAKSRDRLNGDANGQSSGDLSGLLNGEKIATTSRDNWNKLMSQVGEQLPDVPVQSNFAPFAETAMGYPELLERIDPQIELLRRAESLWDRAFHLYSCLAMCREQRIAVDRSSFN; the protein is encoded by the coding sequence ATGTTAGAGCAAGCTGCTGATGCCTTGGAGCGTAAAGATTATAAGACTGCGGCCAAAATAATCGCTACTTTAGTCGCCGAGCGACCGGATGACCACCAAGTACAACTTTACGCGGCACGATTGCAAGAAGCAACCAACAAACTCGATAACGCGATGGAAATTTATCGATTGTTGATCCAACATTCTCTCAATCTCAAAATTACTAACGAAGCACGAGCGGGAATTCTCCGGATCGAAGAAGCGCAAACACAGATTCGGGCACATGCCTATGTTTGCGCCAGAGCGGGAATCGAAGATAATGTCGAACCAGGATTTTTGGTGCTCGAACCAATCGAAGTAGAAGATAAAAAACTGATGGCACAAAAATTTGCCTCGATTATGGAGATCGATAACTATAGTGCCAGACTTCAGTTACCCAGTCGGGGCTGGCGGCTGTACCGCGTGGGAAAAATGGGCGAATTAGAGTTCTATCGAGATTTGTTGCTCCAGGCAGAGATTCCCTGTTTTTGCGTTTCCCAGCAGCAGACGCAGCAATTGTTTATCTTTAATGTCAGTCATTTTCAATCTTTTGGCCCGCAAGCCTCGATCGTGTGTATGGACGCTCGATCGGAACTGCGGATATTTAATTTTGAGTGGTCGGAAGTTACTCAGATCGTGCAGGGAATGCTACCGATTTTTGAAGAGGTGTTCACGATCGAACCTAACAACCGCACTCGTCGCCGCCACAGAATTCTCGACTACGTTCAGATCTGCGATTTACACTTGCCCAAACGTCGCAGCGTGTTTAGACTATGTTCGCAAATTTATGATTTTTGCGATTACAAACAAATTATCGCCAAAAGTCGCGATCGACTTAATGGCGATGCCAACGGACAGTCGAGCGGAGATTTGAGTGGATTGTTAAACGGAGAAAAAATTGCGACTACCAGCCGCGATAATTGGAACAAGCTCATGTCCCAAGTTGGCGAACAACTTCCCGACGTGCCAGTCCAAAGCAATTTTGCACCTTTTGCAGAGACTGCCATGGGCTATCCAGAGCTACTAGAGCGAATCGATCCGCAGATCGAATTATTGCGGCGTGCTGAGAGCTTATGGGATCGAGCGTTTCACCTTTATAGCTGTCTAGCCATGTGTCGCGAGCAAAGGATCGCGGTCGATCGATCGAGCTTTAACTAG
- a CDS encoding nucleoside 2-deoxyribosyltransferase — translation MQQTKMITKQHIYLAAPLFTKGERDFNLSVYEYLTTNGYQVFLPQQECEQAEGEDIYKTCLYGLRSAAVVVAIVDGADADSGTCWECGYAVSQGIPVIAVRTDFRGSGDTQGFNAMIYYSATKVIDGSDRFLEEILSELQVLVV, via the coding sequence ATGCAACAGACAAAGATGATAACTAAACAACACATATATTTAGCTGCGCCGCTATTTACGAAGGGCGAGCGAGATTTTAATCTTAGCGTATATGAATACTTAACGACTAATGGTTATCAAGTATTTTTGCCTCAACAAGAATGCGAACAGGCTGAAGGAGAAGATATCTATAAAACTTGTCTGTATGGGTTACGATCGGCAGCAGTTGTTGTTGCAATTGTCGATGGTGCTGATGCCGATAGTGGGACTTGTTGGGAATGTGGTTATGCGGTGAGTCAAGGTATTCCAGTTATCGCTGTCAGAACCGATTTTCGAGGTTCTGGGGATACTCAAGGGTTTAATGCGATGATTTATTATAGTGCCACGAAAGTCATTGATGGTAGCGATCGATTTTTGGAAGAAATTCTCAGCGAACTTCAAGTATTAGTCGTGTAG